Proteins found in one Venturia canescens isolate UGA chromosome 6, ASM1945775v1, whole genome shotgun sequence genomic segment:
- the LOC122412224 gene encoding UPF0047 protein YjbQ — translation MASSHLGIQIGSAWLQRKINLRPQRRGVHLVTEEILGQIPELCQFSVGLCHLQILHTSASLALNESWDPDVRDDMEMMLNKIIPEDIPYRHSCEGPDDMPAHVKACFLGSSMSIAITDGKLALGTWQGVWFCEHRNNAGSRKLVITLTGCLRDSARSPLSPVSPIASTSS, via the exons ATGGCATCTTCACATTTGGGTATACAAATCGGCTCTGCCTGGctacaaagaaaaatcaatctCAGACCCCAACGTCGTGGGGTTCACCTTGTCACCGAAGAAATACTTGGACAAATACCCGAACTCTGTCAATTCTCCGTTGGTCTATGTCATCTACAAA TTCTACACACGTCAGCCAGTTTGGCGCTGAATGAAAGTTGGGATCCAGACGTCAGAGATGACATGGAAATGATGCTCAATAAAATAATACCTGAGGATATACCATACAGACACAGTTGTGAAGGACCCGATGATATG ccGGCTCACGTAAAAGCCTGTTTTCTTGGTTCTTCCATGAGCATTGCAATAACAGATGGTAAATTGGCGCTTGGAACGTGGCAGGGAGTATGGTTTTGCGAACATCGAAATAACGCTGGTAGCCGAAAGTTGGTGATAACGTTGACCGGCTGTTTGAGAGATTCGGCGCGTAGTCCTCTTAGTCCTGTGAGTCCTATAGCATCGACCAGCAGCTAG